A window from Brachyhypopomus gauderio isolate BG-103 chromosome 6, BGAUD_0.2, whole genome shotgun sequence encodes these proteins:
- the trim46b gene encoding tripartite motif-containing 46b isoform X1 produces the protein MSNLKSMEWELQCPVCKDIVKQPVVLPCQHSVCLLCASEVLVQSGYPQPELPPEPNSPASTPNTRSPRQARRPIPKSERLLRPGSGTYPGRRRKEGPAQLMLFPCVPCGRDVELGDRGLADCMRNLTLERIVERYRHTVSLGSVAVMCQFCKPPHALEATKGCADCRASFCNECFKLYHPWGTPRAQHEHVLPTLNFRPKVLTCLEHDQEKLQFYCKSCQRLLCSLCKLRRVHTGHKIVAVTQAYQTLKDKITKELNYILSNQGTVLTQITQLENAITQTEVNSVAAREQLSQCVCQLTSLLLERQSLLAQVLEGSRQRRCEALANQVAERRSLLEHAGLMAFTQEILKELDPACFVHAARLTHNRLAQSIESLQSFSLSADPSFRHFQLDVSRELKLLTDLNFIQAPLAPVIDTQRSLAYDQLYLCWRLSQDSSPAWHFSVEYRRRGVVPGGGARGGARGGIRGGLAGARWGWQRLEEVCGTSAVIDRLEMDSVYVLRVRGCNKAGFGDYSEEVYLHTPPAPVLNFYLDSRWGLHADRLVVSKEQRCARSVPGLSLLQAADRALTSCHLTADLLVGDVAVTQGRHYWACSVEPGSYLVKVGVGLESKLQEWFHLPQDMASPRYDPDSGHDSGAEDSSDSPPPFTFLTMGMGKIYLPPSANSHHGTANYRDGGIANGNGPTSPTGVTYPLPPRLGVCLDFEKGRVTFYDAHSLRPLWEGPVDCSTPVCPAFCFIGGGALQLQELVENRNADQTPVRRVTIQSRVTKVN, from the exons tctaATCTGAAGAGCATGGAGTGGGAGCTTCAGTGTCCCGTGTGTAAGGACATAGTGAAACAGCCGGTGGTTCTCCCCTGCCAGCACAGCGTGTGTTTGCTCTGTGCCTCCGAGGTGCTGGTGCAGAGTGGCTACCCCCAACCCGAGCTGCCCCCTGAGCCCAACTCACCCgcctccacccccaacacccgcTCGCCACGCCAGGCCCGCCGACCCATACCCAAATCAGAACGCCTGCTGCGTCCAG GTTCGGGGACGTACCCGGGGCGAAGGAGGAAGGAGGGCCCTGCCCAGCTCATGCTCTTCCCATGTGTCCCATGTGGGCGAGATGTGGAACTGGGTGACAGGGGTCTGGCTGACTGCATGAGGAACCTCACTCTGGAGCGTATAGTGGAGAG GTACAGGCACACGGTGAGTCTCGGCAGTGTGGCTGTCATGTGTCAATTCTGCAAGCCCCCGCATGCCCTGGAGGCCACCAAGGGGTGTGCCGACTGCCGGGCAAGCTTCTGCAACGAGTGCTTCAAGCTCTACCACCCCTGGGGCACGCCACGTGCCCAGCACGAGCACGTGCTCCCTACCCTCAACTTCCGGCCCAAG GTACTGACGTGTCTCGAGCATGATCAGGAGAAACTTCAGTTCTACTGTAAATCATGCCAGAGGCTCCTCTGCTCCCTCTGTAAGCTCCGTCGGGTCCACACCGGCCACAAGATCGTGGCTGTCACCCAGGCCTACCAAACGCTCAAG GACAAGATCACCAAGGAGCTAAATTACATCTTGTCCAATCAGGGCACGGTACTGACTCAAATTACACAGCTGGAGAACGCCATCACTCAAACTGAG gttaaCAGTGTAGCTGCCCGTGAGCAGCTTTCTCAGTGTGTATGCCAGCTGACATCTTTGCTGCTGGAACGCCAGTCCTTGCTGGCCCAGGTTCTGGAAGGCTCACGCCAGAGGCGCTGCGAGGCCTTAGCCAATCAGGTCGCTGAGAGGCGGAGCTTGCTGGAGCATGCAGGCTTGATGGCTTTTACTCAAGAAATCCTGAAAGAGCTGGACCCGGCCTGCTTTGTACATGCAGCCCGACTTACACACAACAG gctggCCCAGTCTATTGAGTCCCTAcagagtttctctctctctgcagatcCCTCATTTCGACACTTCCAGCTAGATGTCTCCAGAGAGCTTAAACTCCTCACTGACCTAAACTTCATTCAGG cccctctagCTCCTGTGATTGACACACAGCGTTCTCTGGCCTATGACCAACTCTACCTGTGCTGGAGGCTGTCCCAGGACTCCTCTCCCGCTTGGCACTTCTCTGTGGAATATCGTCGCCGGGGTGTAGTGCCAGGGGGTGGGGCTAGGGGCGGGGCTAGGGGTGGCATCCGTGGGGGATTGGCTGGTGCCCGCTGGGGCTGGCAGAGATTGGAAGAAGTGTGTGGAACCAGCGCTGTGATCGACAGGCTGGAGATGGACAGCGTGTACGTACTTCGAGTGAGGGGATGCAACAAGGCCGGCTTCGGGGATTACAGTGAGGAAGTATATCTGCACACTCCACCAGCTCCAG TACTGAATTTCTACCTGGACTCTCGCTGGGGGCTGCATGCGGACAGGCTGGTGGTGAGTAAAGAACAGCGCTGTGCACGCAGCGTGCCCGGGCTCTCTCTCCTGCAGGCGGCTGACCGCGCCCTCACTTCCTGTCACCTGACTGCAGACCTTCTGGTGGGTGACGTGGCCGTCACACAGGGACGCCACTACTGGGCATGTTCGGTGGAACCCGGCTCCTACCTGGTCAAG GTTGGTGTTGGTTTAGAGTCAAAACTACAGGAATGGTTCCATCTGCCCCAAGACATGGCCAGCCCACG ATATGACCCAGACAGTGGCCATGACAGCGGGGCGGAGGATTCTTCAGACTCACCGCCCCCTTTCACCTTCCTCACCATGGGCATGGGGAAGATATACTTGCCCCCCTCTGCCAACTCCCATCACGGAACAGCAAACTACAGAGACGGTGGCATCGCCAATGGAAATGGCCCAACTTCTCCAACCGGAGTCACCTATCCTCTACCTCCCAGGCTGGGTGTGTGTCTTGACTTTGAAAAGGGGCGGGTTACCTTTTATGATGCACATTCTCTCCGCCCACTGTGGGAGGGTCCTGTGGACTGCTCCACTCCTGTTTGCCCAGCGTTTTGCTTCATTGGAGGCGGGGCTCTGCAGCTGCAGGAGCTGGTAGAAAATCGTAATGCAGATCAGACGCCTGTCAGAAGAGTTACCATACAGTCCCGTGTAACTAAAGTGAACTGA
- the trim46b gene encoding tripartite motif-containing 46b isoform X3 yields the protein MSNLKSMEWELQCPVCKDIVKQPVVLPCQHSVCLLCASEVLVQSGYPQPELPPEPNSPASTPNTRSPRQARRPIPKSERLLRPGSGTYPGRRRKEGPAQLMLFPCVPCGRDVELGDRGLADCMRNLTLERIVERYRHTVSLGSVAVMCQFCKPPHALEATKGCADCRASFCNECFKLYHPWGTPRAQHEHVLPTLNFRPKVLTCLEHDQEKLQFYCKSCQRLLCSLCKLRRVHTGHKIVAVTQAYQTLKDKITKELNYILSNQGTVLTQITQLENAITQTEVNSVAAREQLSQCVCQLTSLLLERQSLLAQVLEGSRQRRCEALANQVAERRSLLEHAGLMAFTQEILKELDPACFVHAARLTHNRLAQSIESLQSFSLSADPSFRHFQLDVSRELKLLTDLNFIQAPLAPVIDTQRSLAYDQLYLCWRLSQDSSPAWHFSVEYRRRGVVPGGGARGGARGGIRGGLAGARWGWQRLEEVCGTSAVIDRLEMDSVYVLRVRGCNKAGFGDYSEEVYLHTPPAPDFPFYLLSLIHFCLFIFLPPATLMVLFSSSAPL from the exons tctaATCTGAAGAGCATGGAGTGGGAGCTTCAGTGTCCCGTGTGTAAGGACATAGTGAAACAGCCGGTGGTTCTCCCCTGCCAGCACAGCGTGTGTTTGCTCTGTGCCTCCGAGGTGCTGGTGCAGAGTGGCTACCCCCAACCCGAGCTGCCCCCTGAGCCCAACTCACCCgcctccacccccaacacccgcTCGCCACGCCAGGCCCGCCGACCCATACCCAAATCAGAACGCCTGCTGCGTCCAG GTTCGGGGACGTACCCGGGGCGAAGGAGGAAGGAGGGCCCTGCCCAGCTCATGCTCTTCCCATGTGTCCCATGTGGGCGAGATGTGGAACTGGGTGACAGGGGTCTGGCTGACTGCATGAGGAACCTCACTCTGGAGCGTATAGTGGAGAG GTACAGGCACACGGTGAGTCTCGGCAGTGTGGCTGTCATGTGTCAATTCTGCAAGCCCCCGCATGCCCTGGAGGCCACCAAGGGGTGTGCCGACTGCCGGGCAAGCTTCTGCAACGAGTGCTTCAAGCTCTACCACCCCTGGGGCACGCCACGTGCCCAGCACGAGCACGTGCTCCCTACCCTCAACTTCCGGCCCAAG GTACTGACGTGTCTCGAGCATGATCAGGAGAAACTTCAGTTCTACTGTAAATCATGCCAGAGGCTCCTCTGCTCCCTCTGTAAGCTCCGTCGGGTCCACACCGGCCACAAGATCGTGGCTGTCACCCAGGCCTACCAAACGCTCAAG GACAAGATCACCAAGGAGCTAAATTACATCTTGTCCAATCAGGGCACGGTACTGACTCAAATTACACAGCTGGAGAACGCCATCACTCAAACTGAG gttaaCAGTGTAGCTGCCCGTGAGCAGCTTTCTCAGTGTGTATGCCAGCTGACATCTTTGCTGCTGGAACGCCAGTCCTTGCTGGCCCAGGTTCTGGAAGGCTCACGCCAGAGGCGCTGCGAGGCCTTAGCCAATCAGGTCGCTGAGAGGCGGAGCTTGCTGGAGCATGCAGGCTTGATGGCTTTTACTCAAGAAATCCTGAAAGAGCTGGACCCGGCCTGCTTTGTACATGCAGCCCGACTTACACACAACAG gctggCCCAGTCTATTGAGTCCCTAcagagtttctctctctctgcagatcCCTCATTTCGACACTTCCAGCTAGATGTCTCCAGAGAGCTTAAACTCCTCACTGACCTAAACTTCATTCAGG cccctctagCTCCTGTGATTGACACACAGCGTTCTCTGGCCTATGACCAACTCTACCTGTGCTGGAGGCTGTCCCAGGACTCCTCTCCCGCTTGGCACTTCTCTGTGGAATATCGTCGCCGGGGTGTAGTGCCAGGGGGTGGGGCTAGGGGCGGGGCTAGGGGTGGCATCCGTGGGGGATTGGCTGGTGCCCGCTGGGGCTGGCAGAGATTGGAAGAAGTGTGTGGAACCAGCGCTGTGATCGACAGGCTGGAGATGGACAGCGTGTACGTACTTCGAGTGAGGGGATGCAACAAGGCCGGCTTCGGGGATTACAGTGAGGAAGTATATCTGCACACTCCACCAGCTCCAG ATTTTCCATTTTatcttctttctctcattcattTTTGCTTATTCATATTTTTACCTCCTGCTACATTAATGGTCCTTTTCTCTTCCTCAGCTCCTTTGTGA
- the trim46b gene encoding tripartite motif-containing 46b isoform X2, whose product MEWELQCPVCKDIVKQPVVLPCQHSVCLLCASEVLVQSGYPQPELPPEPNSPASTPNTRSPRQARRPIPKSERLLRPGSGTYPGRRRKEGPAQLMLFPCVPCGRDVELGDRGLADCMRNLTLERIVERYRHTVSLGSVAVMCQFCKPPHALEATKGCADCRASFCNECFKLYHPWGTPRAQHEHVLPTLNFRPKVLTCLEHDQEKLQFYCKSCQRLLCSLCKLRRVHTGHKIVAVTQAYQTLKDKITKELNYILSNQGTVLTQITQLENAITQTEVNSVAAREQLSQCVCQLTSLLLERQSLLAQVLEGSRQRRCEALANQVAERRSLLEHAGLMAFTQEILKELDPACFVHAARLTHNRLAQSIESLQSFSLSADPSFRHFQLDVSRELKLLTDLNFIQAPLAPVIDTQRSLAYDQLYLCWRLSQDSSPAWHFSVEYRRRGVVPGGGARGGARGGIRGGLAGARWGWQRLEEVCGTSAVIDRLEMDSVYVLRVRGCNKAGFGDYSEEVYLHTPPAPVLNFYLDSRWGLHADRLVVSKEQRCARSVPGLSLLQAADRALTSCHLTADLLVGDVAVTQGRHYWACSVEPGSYLVKVGVGLESKLQEWFHLPQDMASPRYDPDSGHDSGAEDSSDSPPPFTFLTMGMGKIYLPPSANSHHGTANYRDGGIANGNGPTSPTGVTYPLPPRLGVCLDFEKGRVTFYDAHSLRPLWEGPVDCSTPVCPAFCFIGGGALQLQELVENRNADQTPVRRVTIQSRVTKVN is encoded by the exons ATGGAGTGGGAGCTTCAGTGTCCCGTGTGTAAGGACATAGTGAAACAGCCGGTGGTTCTCCCCTGCCAGCACAGCGTGTGTTTGCTCTGTGCCTCCGAGGTGCTGGTGCAGAGTGGCTACCCCCAACCCGAGCTGCCCCCTGAGCCCAACTCACCCgcctccacccccaacacccgcTCGCCACGCCAGGCCCGCCGACCCATACCCAAATCAGAACGCCTGCTGCGTCCAG GTTCGGGGACGTACCCGGGGCGAAGGAGGAAGGAGGGCCCTGCCCAGCTCATGCTCTTCCCATGTGTCCCATGTGGGCGAGATGTGGAACTGGGTGACAGGGGTCTGGCTGACTGCATGAGGAACCTCACTCTGGAGCGTATAGTGGAGAG GTACAGGCACACGGTGAGTCTCGGCAGTGTGGCTGTCATGTGTCAATTCTGCAAGCCCCCGCATGCCCTGGAGGCCACCAAGGGGTGTGCCGACTGCCGGGCAAGCTTCTGCAACGAGTGCTTCAAGCTCTACCACCCCTGGGGCACGCCACGTGCCCAGCACGAGCACGTGCTCCCTACCCTCAACTTCCGGCCCAAG GTACTGACGTGTCTCGAGCATGATCAGGAGAAACTTCAGTTCTACTGTAAATCATGCCAGAGGCTCCTCTGCTCCCTCTGTAAGCTCCGTCGGGTCCACACCGGCCACAAGATCGTGGCTGTCACCCAGGCCTACCAAACGCTCAAG GACAAGATCACCAAGGAGCTAAATTACATCTTGTCCAATCAGGGCACGGTACTGACTCAAATTACACAGCTGGAGAACGCCATCACTCAAACTGAG gttaaCAGTGTAGCTGCCCGTGAGCAGCTTTCTCAGTGTGTATGCCAGCTGACATCTTTGCTGCTGGAACGCCAGTCCTTGCTGGCCCAGGTTCTGGAAGGCTCACGCCAGAGGCGCTGCGAGGCCTTAGCCAATCAGGTCGCTGAGAGGCGGAGCTTGCTGGAGCATGCAGGCTTGATGGCTTTTACTCAAGAAATCCTGAAAGAGCTGGACCCGGCCTGCTTTGTACATGCAGCCCGACTTACACACAACAG gctggCCCAGTCTATTGAGTCCCTAcagagtttctctctctctgcagatcCCTCATTTCGACACTTCCAGCTAGATGTCTCCAGAGAGCTTAAACTCCTCACTGACCTAAACTTCATTCAGG cccctctagCTCCTGTGATTGACACACAGCGTTCTCTGGCCTATGACCAACTCTACCTGTGCTGGAGGCTGTCCCAGGACTCCTCTCCCGCTTGGCACTTCTCTGTGGAATATCGTCGCCGGGGTGTAGTGCCAGGGGGTGGGGCTAGGGGCGGGGCTAGGGGTGGCATCCGTGGGGGATTGGCTGGTGCCCGCTGGGGCTGGCAGAGATTGGAAGAAGTGTGTGGAACCAGCGCTGTGATCGACAGGCTGGAGATGGACAGCGTGTACGTACTTCGAGTGAGGGGATGCAACAAGGCCGGCTTCGGGGATTACAGTGAGGAAGTATATCTGCACACTCCACCAGCTCCAG TACTGAATTTCTACCTGGACTCTCGCTGGGGGCTGCATGCGGACAGGCTGGTGGTGAGTAAAGAACAGCGCTGTGCACGCAGCGTGCCCGGGCTCTCTCTCCTGCAGGCGGCTGACCGCGCCCTCACTTCCTGTCACCTGACTGCAGACCTTCTGGTGGGTGACGTGGCCGTCACACAGGGACGCCACTACTGGGCATGTTCGGTGGAACCCGGCTCCTACCTGGTCAAG GTTGGTGTTGGTTTAGAGTCAAAACTACAGGAATGGTTCCATCTGCCCCAAGACATGGCCAGCCCACG ATATGACCCAGACAGTGGCCATGACAGCGGGGCGGAGGATTCTTCAGACTCACCGCCCCCTTTCACCTTCCTCACCATGGGCATGGGGAAGATATACTTGCCCCCCTCTGCCAACTCCCATCACGGAACAGCAAACTACAGAGACGGTGGCATCGCCAATGGAAATGGCCCAACTTCTCCAACCGGAGTCACCTATCCTCTACCTCCCAGGCTGGGTGTGTGTCTTGACTTTGAAAAGGGGCGGGTTACCTTTTATGATGCACATTCTCTCCGCCCACTGTGGGAGGGTCCTGTGGACTGCTCCACTCCTGTTTGCCCAGCGTTTTGCTTCATTGGAGGCGGGGCTCTGCAGCTGCAGGAGCTGGTAGAAAATCGTAATGCAGATCAGACGCCTGTCAGAAGAGTTACCATACAGTCCCGTGTAACTAAAGTGAACTGA